Proteins found in one Arcobacter sp. F155 genomic segment:
- a CDS encoding threonine/serine exporter ThrE family protein — MNNITYEEQTKVTRAIIKAAVLMLEFGAESKLIEDTAQRLGKALGVDSVEVSLIPSAIVLSTLNNNQTQSVTTTRRAHHKPINMSIVCDVQKMCIDVERDKKDVDYVFNTIKEIQPNHYNRWLVVFMVGLSCASFSYLYGADLNGFFITFIAASVAMYVRHVMAKKQFVLIISFGLTAFVATLIASTSQIFELSSTPNIVMTSSVILLAPGFPFVNSVLDAVKGYLSMGWGRWMQALLLSVATSIGIILAFALLSMRGW, encoded by the coding sequence ATGAATAATATTACATACGAAGAACAAACAAAAGTTACAAGAGCGATAATCAAAGCAGCTGTTTTAATGCTTGAATTTGGTGCAGAAAGTAAACTTATAGAAGATACAGCACAAAGACTAGGAAAAGCTTTAGGCGTTGATTCTGTTGAAGTTTCTCTTATTCCTTCTGCTATTGTTTTAAGTACTTTAAACAATAATCAAACACAATCAGTAACTACAACAAGAAGAGCTCATCACAAACCTATAAATATGTCTATTGTTTGTGATGTTCAAAAGATGTGTATAGATGTTGAACGAGATAAAAAAGATGTTGATTATGTTTTTAATACTATAAAAGAGATTCAACCAAATCATTACAATAGATGGCTAGTTGTATTTATGGTTGGTCTATCTTGTGCTTCATTCTCATATCTTTATGGAGCAGATTTAAATGGGTTTTTTATAACTTTTATTGCTGCTAGTGTTGCTATGTATGTAAGACATGTTATGGCTAAAAAACAGTTTGTCTTAATCATTAGTTTTGGACTTACAGCTTTTGTAGCAACACTTATTGCAAGTACTTCACAAATATTTGAGTTAAGCTCCACACCAAATATAGTGATGACTTCTAGTGTAATTTTACTAGCTCCTGGATTTCCCTTTGTAAACTCAGTCTTAGATGCAGTAAAAGGATACCTTTCTATGGGTTGGGGTCGTTGGATGCAAGCACTACTTTTAAGCGTTGCTACTTCAATAGGTATTATTCTAGCTTTTGCATTACTTAGTATGAGAGGTTGGTAA
- a CDS encoding class I SAM-dependent methyltransferase, translated as MGLNLYSKIEPYLDFQDEVYNLHNEFMSIVFDKELDNILDVGCGQGFFIESLNLNQKNAYGIDLSSEQIEACKQRGVENVACIDLKDVKEKYDCATAIFDVINYIPKDSLKEFFENVYKALNDKGYFIFDVNTLYGFEEIAQGCITMDLDDKFIAIDAIYEDEKLVTDLTLFTKLEDGNFKKENDFITQYYHSKDRLKKMLKKIGFEVESLRDFNLHSDEKPDKQIYICTK; from the coding sequence ATGGGATTAAATTTATACTCTAAGATAGAGCCTTATTTAGACTTTCAAGATGAGGTTTATAACTTACATAATGAGTTTATGTCTATTGTTTTTGATAAAGAACTAGACAATATTTTAGATGTAGGTTGTGGACAAGGTTTTTTTATTGAGAGTCTAAACTTAAATCAAAAAAATGCTTATGGAATTGATTTAAGTAGCGAGCAAATTGAAGCTTGTAAACAAAGAGGTGTAGAAAATGTTGCATGCATTGACTTAAAAGATGTAAAAGAAAAATATGACTGTGCAACGGCTATCTTTGATGTGATTAACTATATTCCAAAGGATAGTTTAAAAGAGTTCTTTGAGAATGTTTATAAAGCTTTAAATGATAAAGGATACTTTATCTTTGATGTAAATACTCTTTATGGTTTTGAAGAGATAGCACAAGGTTGTATTACAATGGATTTAGATGATAAATTCATTGCTATTGATGCTATTTATGAAGATGAAAAACTAGTTACTGATTTAACTCTGTTTACAAAGTTAGAAGATGGTAACTTTAAAAAAGAGAATGATTTTATAACTCAATATTATCATAGTAAAGATAGACTAAAAAAGATGCTAAAAAAGATTGGCTTTGAGGTTGAAAGTTTACGAGACTTTAATCTTCATAGTGATGAAAAGCCAGATAAACAAATCTATATCTGTACGAAATAG
- a CDS encoding SdiA-regulated domain-containing protein, with translation MKNFFTILLLLTFCQNLFAKEKVIAKIPEASGIVYSEKSNTLFVVNDEGTIYELSLKGKIKREKKLGDFDLEGITIDEKKNILLLANEEKDEIILLNKKDFSIIKEIKIKGKYKGNKIIKKGKDGIEGLTLHNGKIYASNQSDKPYPKDDSSVIVILDYKKKKKLEIKDVIDHGYKDIAGLAFYKDFLYLVSDDANLLIKYDITSKKVVKEYKLSKKYAQEGITFDKKGNLYIADDNGKILKLKIDE, from the coding sequence ATGAAAAACTTTTTTACAATCCTACTTCTTCTTACTTTTTGTCAAAACCTTTTTGCAAAAGAGAAAGTAATAGCAAAAATCCCTGAGGCTTCAGGTATAGTTTATAGTGAAAAATCAAATACTCTTTTTGTAGTAAATGATGAAGGAACTATCTATGAACTATCTTTAAAGGGTAAAATTAAAAGAGAAAAAAAACTAGGTGATTTCGACTTAGAAGGTATAACTATAGATGAAAAGAAAAATATACTACTTCTTGCAAATGAAGAGAAAGATGAAATTATACTTCTAAATAAAAAAGATTTTTCAATAATAAAAGAGATAAAAATTAAAGGTAAATACAAAGGCAATAAAATTATTAAAAAAGGTAAAGATGGGATTGAAGGTCTAACTTTACACAATGGCAAAATCTATGCCTCTAATCAATCAGATAAGCCCTACCCTAAAGATGACTCTTCTGTTATAGTTATTTTAGATTATAAAAAGAAGAAAAAACTAGAGATAAAAGATGTTATTGACCATGGCTATAAAGATATTGCTGGTTTAGCTTTTTACAAAGATTTTTTATATTTAGTAAGCGATGATGCCAATTTGTTAATTAAATATGATATAACTTCAAAAAAAGTAGTAAAAGAGTATAAGTTATCAAAAAAGTATGCACAAGAGGGAATAACTTTTGACAAAAAAGGAAACCTATACATTGCAGATGACAATGGAAAGATTTTAAAACTAAAAATAGATGAATAA
- a CDS encoding type III pantothenate kinase, whose protein sequence is MILCDIGNTTFHFNIDGKEQRYLVNSHVPDFKQRVYYVSVNDNATAKLKLTNDDIVDLEPYIKFKTKYVGMGLDRKIACCFIEDGIIVDAGSAITVDIIKKGKHKGGFILPGLKAFRDIYPQISHKLDVDLNTKVNLDKIPLCTKDAISYAILKSIIEPIKKVSKKKQITFTGGDGKFLSKYFDNSIYKKDIIFENMRRIINANDCIT, encoded by the coding sequence TTGATTTTATGTGATATTGGGAATACAACTTTTCACTTTAATATAGATGGAAAAGAACAAAGATATTTAGTAAACTCCCATGTGCCTGATTTTAAACAAAGAGTTTATTATGTCTCTGTAAATGATAACGCAACTGCAAAATTAAAACTTACAAATGATGATATAGTTGATTTAGAACCATATATAAAATTTAAAACAAAATATGTTGGTATGGGATTAGATAGAAAGATTGCTTGTTGTTTTATTGAAGATGGAATAATAGTTGATGCAGGAAGTGCAATTACTGTTGATATTATAAAAAAAGGCAAACATAAAGGTGGATTCATTCTTCCTGGACTAAAAGCTTTTAGGGATATTTACCCTCAAATTTCTCATAAATTAGATGTTGATTTAAATACAAAGGTAAATTTAGATAAAATCCCCCTTTGTACTAAAGATGCAATCTCTTATGCTATATTAAAATCAATTATAGAACCAATTAAAAAAGTGAGCAAAAAAAAGCAGATTACTTTTACTGGTGGAGATGGAAAGTTTTTGAGTAAATACTTTGACAATAGCATCTATAAAAAAGACATAATTTTTGAAAATATGAGAAGGATAATTAATGCTAACGATTGCATTACCTAA
- the trpS gene encoding tryptophan--tRNA ligase — protein sequence MRILSGIQPSGTLHIGNYFGAIKKMVESQDQGDLFAFVASYHALTTVKEKELLEKNIFEAVVNFLSLGMDPEKSTFWVQSDVKEVLELYWILSNHTSMGLLERAHSYKDKVAKGINANHGLFSYPVLMAADILLYDSNIVPVGKDQIQHVEMTRDIANSFNHHYNTDIFVLPEAKVDEVVATVPGTDGAKMSKSYGNTIDMFGTKKGVKKQVMGIVTDSKELDEPKEWENCNIYKLCELFMNDDELKELQGRYATPGEGYGHFKLTLLDKINEHFAPYQERREHLLNNPKEVQEILDFGASKARKVASAKMEQIRSIVGL from the coding sequence TTGAGAATATTATCTGGAATTCAACCAAGTGGAACTTTACATATTGGTAACTACTTCGGAGCGATTAAGAAAATGGTTGAGTCACAAGACCAAGGTGATTTATTTGCATTTGTTGCATCATACCATGCTTTAACAACAGTTAAAGAAAAAGAGCTTTTAGAAAAAAACATTTTTGAAGCAGTAGTTAACTTTTTATCATTAGGAATGGACCCTGAAAAATCAACTTTTTGGGTACAAAGTGATGTAAAAGAGGTACTTGAATTATACTGGATATTATCAAACCATACATCTATGGGACTTCTTGAAAGAGCACACTCATACAAAGATAAAGTAGCAAAAGGTATCAATGCTAATCATGGATTATTTTCATATCCTGTTTTAATGGCTGCTGATATTTTACTTTATGATTCAAATATTGTTCCTGTTGGAAAAGACCAAATCCAACACGTAGAAATGACAAGAGATATTGCTAATAGCTTTAATCACCACTACAACACAGATATTTTTGTTCTACCTGAAGCAAAAGTTGATGAAGTTGTAGCAACAGTTCCAGGAACAGATGGAGCTAAAATGTCTAAATCATATGGAAATACTATTGATATGTTTGGAACAAAAAAAGGTGTTAAAAAACAAGTTATGGGAATCGTAACTGACTCAAAAGAGCTTGATGAACCAAAAGAGTGGGAAAACTGCAATATCTATAAACTTTGTGAACTATTTATGAATGATGATGAATTAAAAGAGTTACAAGGAAGATATGCAACTCCTGGTGAAGGTTATGGACACTTCAAGTTAACACTACTTGATAAAATCAATGAACACTTTGCACCATACCAAGAAAGAAGAGAACACTTATTAAACAATCCAAAAGAAGTTCAAGAGATTTTAGATTTTGGAGCAAGTAAAGCAAGAAAAGTAGCAAGTGCAAAAATGGAGCAAATTAGATCAATAGTTGGTCTGTAA
- a CDS encoding threonine/serine exporter family protein, translated as MDSLLATYILNAIFAAIPAVGFAMVFNVPRNALVYCAIGGAIGYTTRFVLMDLNIPIELATFLASTLVGVIALYWSRKYIVPRPVYTIASIIPLLPGTYAFTAIINLLQMNAQGVSPELITLFIDNGLKAVIILSGIGFGLAIPSLVFMRYNRPII; from the coding sequence ATGGATAGTTTATTAGCTACATATATCTTAAATGCAATCTTTGCAGCTATTCCAGCTGTTGGTTTTGCTATGGTTTTTAATGTTCCAAGAAATGCCTTAGTATATTGTGCAATTGGTGGAGCTATAGGATATACAACTAGATTTGTACTTATGGATTTAAATATTCCCATTGAACTTGCTACTTTTTTAGCTTCTACTTTAGTTGGAGTTATCGCTTTATATTGGTCAAGAAAATATATAGTTCCAAGACCTGTTTATACTATTGCTTCAATTATTCCTTTACTTCCAGGGACATATGCCTTTACAGCAATTATAAACCTGCTTCAGATGAATGCCCAAGGGGTTTCTCCTGAGCTTATTACTTTGTTTATTGACAATGGATTAAAAGCAGTGATTATTTTAAGTGGAATTGGCTTTGGATTA
- the hisG gene encoding ATP phosphoribosyltransferase: MLTIALPKGRIAKETLSKFEKAFDEEFVFEDRKLILEKAGFRFLNVRNQDVPTYVMHGAADLGVVGLDVLEEKEYDLIKLLDLQLGYCKVAFGLIKGQELDMTKSKITVATKHEKIAKRYFEEKAMAVDIIKLYGSIELAPLVNLADCIVDIVETGATMKQNGLEVGPTIMESSAHLIANKNAYYAKKDKIFDLKEKLEAVIQWD, translated from the coding sequence ATGCTAACGATTGCATTACCTAAGGGAAGAATAGCAAAAGAGACTCTTTCTAAGTTTGAAAAAGCATTTGATGAAGAGTTTGTATTTGAAGATAGAAAACTTATTTTAGAAAAAGCTGGATTTAGATTTTTAAATGTAAGAAATCAAGATGTACCTACTTATGTTATGCATGGAGCAGCAGATTTAGGTGTAGTTGGACTTGATGTATTAGAAGAAAAAGAGTATGACTTAATTAAACTACTTGATTTACAACTTGGATATTGTAAAGTTGCCTTTGGTCTTATCAAAGGACAAGAACTAGATATGACAAAGAGTAAAATCACTGTTGCTACAAAACATGAGAAAATTGCAAAAAGATATTTTGAAGAAAAAGCAATGGCAGTTGATATTATCAAACTATATGGTTCTATTGAATTAGCTCCTTTAGTAAACCTTGCTGATTGTATTGTTGATATCGTTGAAACTGGTGCAACAATGAAACAAAATGGTTTAGAAGTAGGGCCTACAATTATGGAAAGTAGCGCACACTTAATTGCAAACAAAAATGCTTATTATGCAAAAAAAGATAAGATTTTTGATTTAAAAGAAAAGTTAGAAGCTGTTATTCAATGGGATTAA
- the gshB gene encoding glutathione synthase has protein sequence MHVAFIIEHWDNIEPVKSTTLAIIKECMQRGHKVSILYTNDLTVRNNIVHGFAKTILFEGKIPDSITSFYKKCEFQVKLKALHAFDCIMIRKDPPISPIVFNFLDSVKDETIIINDVDGIRKANNKLYTTTFHDPTNSYLPKTHVSGSKKYIKKIIEESHEEKMILKPLDGSGGRGVIVLEKNAKSNINSLLDFYIDSSGENYVILQEYIHGAEDGDVRVMMLNGKAIGAYHRKPADGEVRANIQAGGSAHKYNLTESQKTICNKVGKKLLADGIYFAGLDMIGDKILEVNVLNPGGITNINKLSKVRLHKNVVDFLEEKVHEKVEKRAELEYLLKRLSELRE, from the coding sequence ATGCATGTTGCGTTTATTATTGAACATTGGGACAATATTGAACCAGTAAAAAGTACTACACTTGCGATTATAAAAGAGTGTATGCAAAGAGGACACAAAGTCTCAATACTTTATACAAATGATTTAACTGTTAGAAACAATATTGTACATGGTTTTGCTAAAACAATTCTATTTGAAGGTAAAATTCCAGACTCAATAACGTCATTTTATAAAAAATGTGAATTTCAGGTTAAGCTAAAAGCTTTACATGCTTTTGACTGTATTATGATAAGAAAAGACCCTCCTATTTCACCTATAGTTTTCAACTTCCTAGATTCAGTAAAAGATGAAACAATAATTATCAATGACGTAGATGGTATTAGAAAAGCAAACAATAAATTATATACAACAACTTTCCATGACCCAACAAATAGTTACTTACCTAAAACTCATGTTTCAGGAAGTAAAAAATATATAAAGAAAATTATTGAAGAATCACATGAAGAGAAGATGATTTTAAAACCCCTTGATGGTTCAGGTGGTAGAGGTGTAATTGTATTAGAAAAAAATGCAAAATCAAATATTAACTCTTTACTTGATTTTTATATAGATAGCTCAGGTGAAAACTATGTTATCTTACAAGAGTATATTCATGGTGCTGAAGATGGTGATGTAAGAGTTATGATGCTAAATGGTAAAGCAATTGGTGCATACCATAGAAAACCAGCAGATGGAGAAGTAAGAGCTAATATTCAAGCAGGTGGAAGTGCACACAAGTATAATTTAACAGAATCACAAAAAACTATTTGTAATAAAGTAGGTAAAAAACTTTTAGCTGATGGTATCTATTTTGCAGGATTAGATATGATTGGTGATAAAATCTTAGAGGTTAATGTTTTAAACCCAGGTGGAATCACAAATATTAATAAACTATCAAAAGTTAGACTACATAAAAATGTAGTTGATTTCCTAGAAGAGAAAGTTCATGAAAAAGTTGAAAAAAGAGCTGAGTTAGAGTATCTTCTAAAAAGACTAAGTGAGTTAAGAGAATAG
- a CDS encoding transporter substrate-binding domain-containing protein → MLRFKTVFALFLFSCFLYAQPFKKSFTISYDPNYAPFSYIENNKPQGLLIDYWKLWAEKNNYKIKFVNGKLWQNSIELVKNKKVDFFLGTEVYESWMKGSNPFYQNKTALFIHKETSKNFAKDASYVIGIIGKDYKEPIKSNFPNSIIVVYKDYDKAIEDLVSKKIDLLYDDKIAIEFYTLQKGHFHEIKHINLLSEFSDVQAIALKQELIDTFNKGFQKISKEELYDIESKWIINEKFKFYDQFKPTNLTKEESNFIKNTKINVSVSRAWKPFSFESKSHTPTGISSEVWKLLEEDLNLNTKYTFFNDFTKQLESIKQKQQDVIFSTGKTKDREKYAIFTKPYISFPISMVTLKDENFIENIEQIKDKKIAVGENFTAHKLLKENYPNLNLLLVKSIKEGLEAVECKDAFAYIDIKPNLAYNIGKLGLETLKISGNTDLNFALRIMMRKDYPLLHSALNKTIESLDKQKIENIINKWENVQFEDNFNYNRLWIALSVIFTIVIILIFKNQSNIKQNKLLKEKVEERTKELKQLNESLEIKVEDKTKELKRANYLLDEAQKIAHLGSFQYEIKKDELYWSNEHFKMFGFYPNQIKPTVDLLLSYVHEDDKKIVKSHLNKLVSSKNKLVNEFRIVINKKTIKYLQITSKITKFDEKNNPLLIIGTILDISKIKKLEQEKREKDTILAQQSKMAAMGEMLENIAHQWRQPLSIISTVSTGMQLNLEIDNEMPKQHLLDNVRAINEHTQYLSKTIDDFRNFFNPNKENTTFDVASCIDKSLYLITSKIKSSNINLTKKISDIEITTLESELTQVLLNIFNNAIDALNQQDIKDKQIYILATKENNNIIISIKDSAGGVPEKIQTRIFEPYFTTKHKSQGTGIGLYMSSQIITKHLNGNINLSNEQFILNNKSYFGANFKIIFPQNS, encoded by the coding sequence ATGTTGAGATTTAAAACAGTATTTGCTCTTTTCTTGTTTTCATGCTTTTTATACGCACAACCATTTAAAAAAAGTTTTACAATCTCTTATGACCCAAACTATGCACCTTTTTCTTATATTGAAAACAACAAACCCCAAGGACTTTTAATAGACTACTGGAAACTTTGGGCAGAAAAAAACAACTATAAAATAAAATTTGTAAATGGAAAACTTTGGCAAAACTCTATTGAGCTAGTAAAGAATAAAAAAGTAGACTTTTTTTTAGGAACAGAAGTTTATGAATCTTGGATGAAAGGTTCAAATCCTTTTTATCAAAATAAAACTGCTCTTTTTATTCATAAAGAGACTAGTAAAAACTTTGCAAAAGATGCTTCATATGTAATTGGAATTATAGGTAAAGACTACAAAGAGCCTATTAAAAGTAACTTTCCTAACTCAATAATTGTAGTCTATAAAGATTATGATAAAGCAATAGAAGATTTAGTTTCAAAAAAAATTGATTTACTCTATGATGATAAAATTGCTATTGAATTTTATACCTTACAAAAGGGTCATTTTCATGAAATCAAACATATAAACCTATTATCTGAATTTTCAGATGTTCAAGCCATTGCTTTAAAGCAGGAGTTAATTGATACATTTAACAAAGGCTTTCAAAAAATATCAAAAGAAGAGCTTTATGATATTGAAAGTAAGTGGATTATTAATGAAAAGTTTAAATTCTATGATCAATTTAAACCTACAAATCTAACAAAAGAAGAATCAAATTTTATAAAAAATACAAAAATTAATGTCTCTGTTTCTAGAGCATGGAAACCTTTCTCTTTTGAGTCAAAATCACATACTCCTACAGGTATCTCTTCTGAAGTTTGGAAACTACTTGAAGAAGATTTAAATCTAAATACAAAATATACTTTCTTCAATGACTTTACAAAACAGCTTGAAAGTATAAAACAAAAACAACAAGATGTGATTTTTAGTACAGGAAAAACAAAAGATAGAGAAAAGTATGCTATTTTTACAAAACCATATATCTCTTTTCCTATCTCAATGGTTACACTAAAAGATGAAAATTTCATTGAAAATATAGAACAAATAAAAGATAAAAAAATAGCAGTGGGAGAAAACTTTACAGCCCATAAACTTTTAAAAGAGAATTACCCTAATTTAAACTTACTTCTAGTAAAAAGTATAAAAGAGGGTCTTGAAGCAGTTGAATGTAAAGATGCTTTTGCTTATATTGATATAAAGCCAAACCTAGCATATAATATTGGTAAATTAGGATTAGAAACTCTTAAAATATCTGGAAATACAGATTTAAACTTTGCACTTAGAATTATGATGAGAAAGGATTACCCTCTTTTGCATAGTGCTTTAAATAAAACTATTGAGTCTTTAGATAAACAAAAAATAGAAAACATAATCAACAAATGGGAAAATGTACAGTTCGAAGATAATTTCAACTACAATAGACTTTGGATTGCCTTGTCTGTTATCTTTACAATTGTAATTATTCTTATATTTAAAAATCAATCAAATATAAAACAAAATAAACTTTTAAAAGAGAAAGTTGAAGAAAGAACTAAAGAGTTAAAACAACTAAATGAATCTTTAGAGATAAAAGTTGAAGATAAAACTAAAGAGTTAAAAAGAGCTAACTACCTTTTAGATGAAGCACAAAAAATTGCCCACTTAGGAAGTTTTCAATATGAGATAAAAAAAGACGAATTATATTGGAGTAATGAACACTTTAAAATGTTTGGTTTCTATCCAAATCAAATAAAACCTACTGTTGATTTACTATTGTCTTATGTACATGAAGATGATAAAAAAATAGTAAAAAGTCACCTAAATAAATTAGTCTCTTCTAAAAACAAATTAGTAAATGAGTTTAGAATTGTTATCAATAAAAAAACTATCAAGTACTTACAAATCACTTCTAAAATCACTAAGTTTGATGAAAAAAATAATCCTTTATTAATAATTGGAACTATTTTAGATATTAGTAAAATCAAAAAACTAGAACAAGAGAAAAGAGAAAAAGATACAATCTTAGCTCAACAATCAAAAATGGCTGCAATGGGAGAAATGTTAGAAAATATAGCCCACCAATGGAGACAACCTTTATCAATAATCTCTACAGTCTCTACAGGAATGCAATTAAACCTTGAGATTGATAATGAAATGCCAAAACAGCACTTATTGGATAATGTAAGAGCTATTAATGAGCATACTCAATATTTATCTAAAACAATTGATGACTTTAGAAACTTTTTTAATCCAAATAAAGAGAATACTACTTTTGACGTAGCTTCTTGTATTGATAAGTCTTTATACTTAATCACATCAAAAATCAAATCTTCAAATATCAATTTAACAAAAAAGATATCAGATATAGAAATTACAACTTTAGAGAGTGAATTAACACAAGTACTATTAAATATTTTTAACAATGCAATAGATGCTTTAAACCAACAAGATATAAAAGACAAACAGATATATATCTTAGCGACAAAAGAGAACAATAATATTATCATCTCTATTAAAGATAGTGCAGGAGGAGTTCCTGAAAAAATCCAAACTAGAATCTTTGAACCATATTTTACTACAAAACATAAAAGCCAAGGAACAGGAATTGGTCTTTATATGTCTTCTCAAATTATTACAAAACACCTAAATGGAAATATAAACCTATCAAACGAACAATTTATTTTAAATAATAAATCATATTTTGGAGCCAACTTCAAGATTATCTTCCCTCAAAATAGTTAA
- a CDS encoding diguanylate cyclase — MIPEVLDIAIKDIVTIDSNKTLDEAVQKMAASNLRTIVITDTSSYKILTTTQLIDFKLERVDHGTKLKDLGLREVKVINKSLNLINLLNQINSTEEYMVIVDENNKLEGILSYTDIINNIDPQMLMERQTLGNLILNYQAVFAYEDSSALHAVKLIKNSGNDAVIIKNNEEKAVGIFTSKDFINLIHLDCNLTQKISNFMTSPIKTLKEHSTIADALAFIRKQRFKRIIIENDKGYVTGIISQKELLRIVYNKWIELMKKEGSKISKTNEALIQTQAELEEIASTDYLTKIYNRQKFESFLEYEIKKLDRYENGIFTILLVDIDHFKKVNDSYGHLKGDSVLQEFSKILTFSSRKSDVVARWGGEEFIVLLPHTNIEEAILVAEKIRSTVEVHDFKDNLMLTCSVGISQYHKNDTKREIFNRADNALYKAKALGRNRIEIEVLSCNV, encoded by the coding sequence ATGATACCTGAAGTATTAGATATAGCAATAAAAGATATTGTTACTATAGATTCAAATAAAACACTTGATGAAGCTGTTCAAAAAATGGCAGCTTCAAATCTTAGAACAATAGTTATAACTGATACTTCATCCTACAAAATTCTTACTACAACTCAATTAATTGATTTTAAATTAGAAAGAGTAGACCACGGCACAAAACTTAAAGATTTAGGATTAAGAGAGGTTAAGGTTATAAATAAAAGCCTTAACTTAATCAATCTTCTAAACCAAATTAACTCTACAGAAGAGTATATGGTAATTGTCGATGAAAACAATAAACTAGAAGGAATCCTTTCTTATACTGATATAATCAATAATATTGACCCTCAAATGTTAATGGAGAGACAAACTCTTGGTAATCTTATCTTAAACTATCAAGCTGTTTTTGCCTATGAGGATTCATCTGCACTTCATGCTGTTAAACTTATAAAAAATAGTGGAAATGATGCTGTTATAATTAAGAATAATGAAGAAAAAGCAGTGGGGATTTTTACTTCAAAAGACTTTATAAATCTTATACATTTAGATTGTAATTTAACACAAAAGATTTCAAACTTTATGACAAGTCCTATTAAAACTCTAAAAGAGCACTCAACTATTGCAGATGCTTTAGCATTTATTAGAAAACAAAGGTTTAAAAGAATTATTATTGAAAATGATAAAGGTTATGTAACAGGTATCATCTCTCAAAAAGAGCTTTTAAGAATTGTTTATAATAAGTGGATAGAGCTTATGAAAAAAGAGGGAAGTAAAATCTCTAAAACAAATGAAGCTTTAATTCAAACACAAGCAGAACTAGAAGAAATAGCTTCAACAGATTATCTAACTAAAATCTACAATAGACAAAAATTTGAGTCATTTTTAGAGTATGAGATTAAAAAACTTGATAGATATGAAAATGGTATCTTTACAATTTTATTAGTTGATATTGACCACTTTAAAAAAGTAAATGACTCATATGGGCACCTAAAAGGTGATTCTGTATTACAAGAGTTTTCTAAAATATTAACATTTAGTTCAAGAAAAAGTGATGTTGTAGCTAGATGGGGTGGAGAAGAGTTTATAGTACTTCTTCCTCATACAAATATTGAAGAAGCAATTTTAGTTGCTGAAAAAATACGTTCTACTGTTGAAGTACATGATTTTAAAGATAACCTAATGTTAACTTGTTCTGTGGGAATCTCTCAATATCATAAAAATGATACAAAAAGAGAGATTTTTAATAGAGCAGATAATGCTTTATATAAAGCAAAAGCTCTAGGAAGAAATAGAATTGAAATAGAAGTTTTAAGCTGTAACGTTTAA